The following DNA comes from Janthinobacterium sp. TB1-E2.
ACGGCCACGTGGAAAAAACTGGGCAACGATATCCAGGCGCCAGGCGGCGTGCTCGACAAGGTCAATGGCACGGTCGACCGGGTCGGCAGCTCGGTGGAAACGGTGGCCAATGGCGTGTCGCTGGAAGTCTTGCCGCAAGTCATCGAGCTGAGCGGCGAAGCGCGCTCCTCGATGCGCGCCCTGAAAACCACCATGAGCACGCTCAATGAACAGCCGCAGAGCATCTTGTTCGGCGCCCCAGACATCCCGCCCGGCCCGGGCGAGCCCGGTTTTTCGGCACCGGGCAAATAAGGAGAACACCGCATGCCTACCCCACGCAATCTCAGCGCACTCATCCTGGCCGCCGCATTCCTGCTGGGCGGCTGCGCCAGCCGCGGCCCCGTCCCCACTTTCTATGATTTCGGCCCGGCCGCACCGCTGGCAGACGCGCAAGCAGCCGCGCCAGCCGTGCCCGTGCTGGTAATCGCCGACGCCAACGGTCCATCCTGGCTCGACAGCCAGCGCATGTATTACCGCTTGCTGTACGCCGATGCGCAGCAATCGCGTCCGTACGCCTACAACCGCTGGAACACGCCGCCGCTGCAACTGCTGAGCCAGCGCCTGAAAACGCGCGTGGCGCAAAGCGGCGTGAAAGTGTTGTCGACCACGGACGCGGCCGCCGGCATGCCCCTGCTGCGCATCGACGTCGATGATTTCTCGCAAAACTTCGATACGCAGACGCAGAGCAGCGGCCACGTGTCGCTGCGCGCCTCGCTGTTTCGCGGCCACCGCCTGATCGACCAGAAAACCTTCAGCCGCAGCGGACCCGCCGGCAGCGCCGATGCGCAAGGCGGCGCGCAGGCGCTGGCGGCGGCATCGGACGCCATCGCCGCCGACCTGCTCACTTGGCTGGGCACGCTGAATATCACGAAAGAATGACCGACCCCGCATCCCCCGCCAGCCCGGCGGCGCCGCTGCCGCCCGTCCGTTCCTCGCCCGTGTCGCGCGCGACCCTGCTCGCCTACGTCTTCCTGATCGTGTATGCGAGCTGGTTCCCGTTCACGGGCTGGCACAGCAATGGTTTGTCGCCGCTGACGTTCCTGGAAAACACGCGCATGCCCCGCTACTGGACGGGCTTTGACGTGGGCATCAACGTCGTCGGCTACATTCCGCTGGGCGCGCTGATCGTGTATTCGCTGTTTCCGAGGATCACGGGTTTCTTTGCCGTCATCGTCGCCAGCCTGTGCGGCATGTTGATTTCGGGCAGCATGGAAGCCGTGCAAACCTATTTGCCCAGCCGCGTCTCGTCGAACCTCGATTTTTATACGAATGCGGCCGGCTGCTGCATCGGTTCCATCATCGGCGCCCTGACGGCGCGCAAGCTGCTCGACCAAAGTCATTTGTTCCGCTTGCGCCAGCGCTGGTTTGCCCAGCACGCCAGCCAGGGCTTGGTGCTCGTGGCCCTGTGGCCGCTGGCGCAAATCTATCCGCAAGGCTATCTGTTCGGCCTGGGCCAGCTGCTGCCCATCCTGTCGGACTGGCTGTCGCAGCTGGCGGGCATCGACATCGACCTGGCCGCGTATCTGCGTCCCGACGTCGTCTTGACGGTCGAGCAATATTGGCTTTCGGAAACCATCATCACGGCTTGCGGCATGACGGGCGCCGTGCTCACCCTGCTGTGCCTGCTGCGCCGCGCCGCGCCGCGCACCATCTTGATGCTGGTCCTGATCGCCGCTGCCTTGATCGTGCGCTCGATGGCCAGCGCGCTGCTGTTTTCACCGGAAAACGCCTTCGTCTGGATCACGCCGGGCGCCCAGGGCGGCTTTTTGATCGGCCTGATCATGCTGGGCGGCCTGGCGTTCGCGCCGCACGTGGCGCAGCGTCGCATCGCGGCCGCCACCTTGCTGCTGAGCCTGGTGATGGTGAATACGACGCCGATCAACCCATACTTCATGTCAACATTGCAAGGCTGGTTTCAAGGCAAGTTCCTCAACTTCAATGGCGCGGCGCAATTTTTGGCTTTGCTGTGGCCCTTCATGGCCCTGTGGTTCCTGTGCCTGCCCTCGCACCGCCTGAACCGGCAAGAAGATGTGCAGCGCCAGCGTCGCGAAGACCACCCATAAGCGTTATCATGGCGCATTGATGATTCCGCAGGAGCATAGTATGAGCGACGCACCGTATTTTGAACGCCACGTTTTTTTCTGCATGAACAAACGTGAAGACGGCCGCAACAGCTGCGGCGACCATGGCGCGGAAGCGGCGCAAAAGCATTGCAAGCGCCGCATCAAGGAACTCGACATGAATGGCGCGGGCAAGATCCGCATCAACCAGGCCGGCTGCATGGACCGCTGCGAAGAAGGCCCGCTGCTGGTGATCTACCCGGAAGCGACCTGGTACACCTACGTCGACACCAGCGATATCGATGAAATCATCGATACGCACCTGGTGGGCGGCAAGATCGTCGAACGCCTCAAGATTTAATGCCAATTTAAGAGATACCCACCAGTATGAGCATCATGAACAGAAACTCGGAAAAATTTACCCTCGCCGGCCATGCAGGCAGCATGGAAGGCTTGCTCGATTTCCCGGCAGACACTCCGCGCGGCATCGCCCTCGTTGCCCATCCGCATCCGCTGTACGGCGGCACGATGGACAACAAGGTCACGCAAACCCTGGCGCGCGCGTTTGTCGCGCTCGGTTACGTGGTGGCGCGCATCAACTTCCGCGGCGTCGGTGCTTCCGAAGGCGTGCACGACCATGGCGTGGGCGAAACGGACGACATGCAGTTGCTGTATGAACACATGCGCGGCCTGTACCCGGGCTTGCCCGTGGCCTTGTCCGGTTTCTCGTTCGGCACCTTCGTGCAATCGGAACTGCAGGAACGTCTGGCCGCCGCCGGTACGCCCGTCGAGCGCCTGGCGCTGATCGGCAGCGCGGCCGGCAAATGGGCCATGGCCGACATTCCCGCCGACACCATCTTGATCCACGGCGAACTGGACGACACGATCCCCCTGTCCGCCGTCTTCGACTGGGCCCGTCCACAAGACATTCCCGTGATCGTGATCCCCGGCGCCGACCACTTTTTCCACCGCAAGCTCAATCACATCAAGAACCTCGTGATTGCCCTGTGGCATGGTGACAAACCCGCAATCGCAGCAGATGATCATTGAAGTGTGGGCTTACTAGCGCCTCCACGGCTATAATTGATCCGTTTTTTCCACGCGGCCATGCAAGCAGCAACAGCATGGCCCTCAGCCTTCATCTTTTTCTCGCAGACCAGCCTCCATGAAAAAACTTTTAGCGGCACTGGCCTCCAGTGTATTTTTCTTTTCCGCCGCCTACGCCCAGAGCGTTCCAGCCCCGACCATCGCCGCCAAGTCCTGGCTGTTGCTTGACGCCACCAGTGGCCAGATCATTGCTTCGCAAGATCCTGACGCGCGCATCGAGCCGGCCTCGTTGACCAAAATCATGACGGCTTACCTGACGTTTGCCGCCATCCGCGAAAAGAAACTGGCGCTGGACCAGAAAGTCAACGTGTCCGTGCGCGCATGGAAAGTCGATTCGAGCAGCTCGAAGATGTTCATCGACCCCGCTACCCCTGTCTCGATCGACGACTTGCTGCACGGCCTGATGATTCAATCGGGTAACGACGCCGCCGTGGCGCTGGCGGAAGCCGTTGCCGGCGATGAAGGCACGTTCGTCGTGCTGATGAACCGCGAAGCCCAGCGCATGGGTCTGAAAAACACGCGTTTTGCCAATCCGCATGGCTTGCCTAGCCCCGATAACTATTCCACGGCGCAAGACCTGTCCGTGCTGGCCAAGCGCGTGATCGCCGACTACCCGGAATTCTACAAAATCGATTCCATCAAGAGCTTTACGTACAACAAGATTACCCAGCCTAACCGCAACCGCCTGTTGTGGCTGGACCCTACCGTCGATGGCATGAAAACGGGCCACACGGAAGCGGCCGGCTATTGCATGATCGCGTCGGCCCGCCGCCCAGGCGGCACGGGCGAGCGCCGTTTGATCTCCGTGGTGCTGGGCACCTCGTCGGACCAGGCCCGCACGCAGGAAAGCCAGAAGCTGCTGAACTGGGGCTTCCAGAACTTCGATACGGTCAAACTGTACTCGAAGGGCCAGGCAGTGGCCACGCCGGAAGTGTGGAAGGGCTCGAAAGGCACCGTGAAAATCGGTTTCGCCCGCGATGTGCTCGTCACCGTACCAAAAGGCACGGCTGCCAAGATGAAACCTGTGCTGGAACGCAAGGACCCGCTGGTCGCGCCATTGGCTGAAAACGCCCCGGTCGGCAAGCTGAAAATGATGGTCGACGACAAGGTCCTGCTGGAACTGCCGGTCGTGGCGCTGGAAACCATCAACCAGGCAACGATCTTCGGCCGCGCCTGGGATTCGATGCGCCTGTGGATGAAATAAGTCTTTAGCGTTTCCCCATAAAAATGCCCGCAGATGCTGCGGGCATTTTTTTCGTCTGTCTCGCCGCCGATTTCTCCACAGCATGCTGTAGCGTAGCTGGCTATAATCGTGGCGTCACCTTCGTCTCCACCATCAGAAAGCCAGCCCATGAGCCATGTATTTCCCGCCAGCCTGCAAGCGCCGCGCAGCCGTTTGAGCAGCAACGGTCCCGAACTGTCGCGAGTCGTTGCCGGCATGTGGCGCATCGGCGAGTGGAATATGTCGGCGCAGCAGCGCCTGGCTTTCATCGAGCAATGTCTGGCGCTGGGCGTGTCCAGTTTCGACCATGCCGACATCTATGGCGATTACAGCGCCGAAGGGCTATTTGGCGAAGCGCTGGCCTTGCAGCCGGGCTTGCGCGACAAGATGGAGCTGGTCAGCAAGTGCGGCATCAAGCTGCTGTCGCCGCACCGTCCCGGCCATGCCATCCAGCATTACGACACAAGCGCGGCGCACATCACCAGTTCCGTGGAACACACCCTGCGCCAGCTGCACACGGACCGCCTGGACTTGCTGCTGATCCACCGTCCCGACCCGCTGA
Coding sequences within:
- a CDS encoding ABC-type transport auxiliary lipoprotein family protein, translating into MPTPRNLSALILAAAFLLGGCASRGPVPTFYDFGPAAPLADAQAAAPAVPVLVIADANGPSWLDSQRMYYRLLYADAQQSRPYAYNRWNTPPLQLLSQRLKTRVAQSGVKVLSTTDAAAGMPLLRIDVDDFSQNFDTQTQSSGHVSLRASLFRGHRLIDQKTFSRSGPAGSADAQGGAQALAAASDAIAADLLTWLGTLNITKE
- a CDS encoding (2Fe-2S) ferredoxin domain-containing protein; protein product: MSDAPYFERHVFFCMNKREDGRNSCGDHGAEAAQKHCKRRIKELDMNGAGKIRINQAGCMDRCEEGPLLVIYPEATWYTYVDTSDIDEIIDTHLVGGKIVERLKI
- a CDS encoding VanZ family protein — protein: MTDPASPASPAAPLPPVRSSPVSRATLLAYVFLIVYASWFPFTGWHSNGLSPLTFLENTRMPRYWTGFDVGINVVGYIPLGALIVYSLFPRITGFFAVIVASLCGMLISGSMEAVQTYLPSRVSSNLDFYTNAAGCCIGSIIGALTARKLLDQSHLFRLRQRWFAQHASQGLVLVALWPLAQIYPQGYLFGLGQLLPILSDWLSQLAGIDIDLAAYLRPDVVLTVEQYWLSETIITACGMTGAVLTLLCLLRRAAPRTILMLVLIAAALIVRSMASALLFSPENAFVWITPGAQGGFLIGLIMLGGLAFAPHVAQRRIAAATLLLSLVMVNTTPINPYFMSTLQGWFQGKFLNFNGAAQFLALLWPFMALWFLCLPSHRLNRQEDVQRQRREDHP
- a CDS encoding D-alanyl-D-alanine carboxypeptidase family protein, whose translation is MKKLLAALASSVFFFSAAYAQSVPAPTIAAKSWLLLDATSGQIIASQDPDARIEPASLTKIMTAYLTFAAIREKKLALDQKVNVSVRAWKVDSSSSKMFIDPATPVSIDDLLHGLMIQSGNDAAVALAEAVAGDEGTFVVLMNREAQRMGLKNTRFANPHGLPSPDNYSTAQDLSVLAKRVIADYPEFYKIDSIKSFTYNKITQPNRNRLLWLDPTVDGMKTGHTEAAGYCMIASARRPGGTGERRLISVVLGTSSDQARTQESQKLLNWGFQNFDTVKLYSKGQAVATPEVWKGSKGTVKIGFARDVLVTVPKGTAAKMKPVLERKDPLVAPLAENAPVGKLKMMVDDKVLLELPVVALETINQATIFGRAWDSMRLWMK
- a CDS encoding alpha/beta hydrolase, with translation MNRNSEKFTLAGHAGSMEGLLDFPADTPRGIALVAHPHPLYGGTMDNKVTQTLARAFVALGYVVARINFRGVGASEGVHDHGVGETDDMQLLYEHMRGLYPGLPVALSGFSFGTFVQSELQERLAAAGTPVERLALIGSAAGKWAMADIPADTILIHGELDDTIPLSAVFDWARPQDIPVIVIPGADHFFHRKLNHIKNLVIALWHGDKPAIAADDH